TTGCGCCCTCTTCGATCAAAGACCGGACAACGAGCGACACCTTGTGGGAAAGGTCGTACAACCCTTCAATTTTCCGTTGAGCGACTATCTCTCTGAAGAGATACAGAGGAGAAGTCCCTTGATGAACCATGATGTCATGTGCGGTGATTACGCCAATAATTCTGTTTTGTTGCTCCACGGCAAGGTGGTGCACGCTCTGGTTCATCATCTGGAGCAGAGCATCAAAACACACTGCATGAGCAGGTATCTTCATCACCGGGGATGACATGACCTTGGACACTGGGGTCTGATAATCCAGTCCTTCTGCAACAACCTTGGCACGCAAATCCTTGTCGGTGACTATTCCCACTACTTCTTCGGACTGGTTTCGGACCAACAGGGACCCAATTTGGAGTTCCGACATCAAAGTTGCAGCGCCCTGAACCGTCTCATCGCCGGATATCATTTCAAGTTTGCGTTTGATGACTTCTTTGACTTCCTGGCTAAACAGATAAAACGCGTCTTGGGCCCTGGGCCCAACCTTTTGACTGCGCAATTCCGCATACGCCGTGCCCACCACATCTTCGGAAAACCTTTTCAGGTAGTACTGCGCGATTCGAGGATAGTCCTGAACAAGTGCCAGGAAAGCAGCTTTTTCCAGTAGATAGCAAAAAGTGTCCTCAACGGTCTCCACATTCAGGTTGGATTTTGATCCTCTGATGATTCCCAAGGCGCCGAAGTACCCCCCTTCCCCACGGAAATCCTTGAGAGTTACGGCATTGTCCATGTCCGTGAGATAGACTCTTACTGCTCCTCGCGAAATTAGGTGCAGGTGTGTCACATCGCTCATATCCTGCTGAAGGACAAGAGTCCCCTTAGGGTAGAAATCTACGGTGCATTTTTCTGCCAGGTGCTGAAGGGTGGTCAAATCCAGCTCGTTAAACGGCAGGGTCTTACGAAGGAATTCAATGACCGCGTCGCGATCCACGGCGTGGAGATCCGTGCTTTGAGCCATGACACCTCCTTAGCCAGCGAAACCATGTTCCAAAAAAAGCGCGAAGATGTCCAAGTGTTTTGAGAGAGTCTTAATCCGTTACGTAGTCTTTCTTACCACGACTAATGATGATTAGAAAGTCCCTTCCCTCTCGGAAGCGCGCAGTACATAAGAAATCCTCCGGCCACCGATTTTGGGGCAGTCTCGGAAAGCCTGCTTCCCAAAAGAGAGTCCGCACATGAAAGACTCAATGATTACAGCAGCGAAGACAAATCCCTGGAAAGATCTTTCAATCAATAGTATAGAGATGCGCGGCTCGATCCGTCGGCTTGCATAGGGCTGTGCCTCGGCGGTTTTGTAGGGACCGTGAACCGTAGAGCCAAGACGGAGTGCCACTTGTCCATCATGGCGTAGGACACATCAAGGACTGGAAATGACCATCGTAGGCGTGGATCCCGGTAGCATTTGTACAGGCTACGGAATCATCCAAAAAAACGGCTCGCATTCAGTACACGTGGCCAGCGGCGTCATTCGCACCTCGACGGGTTCCCCGCAGCCCAAGCGTTTATGGGAAATCTACCAAAAATTGGACGACGTGATCAGGAAATACAAGCCGGAAGTAATGGTGGTGGAGTCCCTGTTTCATGCCAACAACAGCCAGAGCTTAATGAAATTAAGCCAAGCTCGAGGAGTAATCCTGCTTTTGGCCGAAGCTCATTCAATGGAGCTTTACGAATACAGCCCTATGGAAATCAAGAAAGGGCTCACGGGTTATGGCCGAGCTGAAAAGGACCAAATGAAGTACATGGTCGGAAAGATCCTGAATTTGGCCTCGTTGAAGTCATCCGATCAGGCCGATGCGCTTGCCATGGCACTGTATCATTCCCATATTTGTCGAAATAACGGAGTCGGTTCATGATAGCGGCTTTGCGTGGAAAAGTGTTGTTCAGAGGGATAAACCGCTTGGTATTGGACGTTCAAGGTGTGGGCTACGACGTGGCCGTCACGCTGTCTGCCTTGGAGTCCTTACAAGACAACGGCGATGTTTTCCTGCACGTCTACACAGCGCTCAGAGAAAACAATCTCGAACTGTACGGATTTGTGGACAGGGCCGAGAAGCTCCTGTTCGAGATGCTCTTGACTGTCAACGGAATAGGTCCGCGGACTGCCTTGACTATTCTGTCGGGGATATCGCCCACTGGTTTTCAGAAGGCTATTCTGGAAGGCAACGTCCATACGTTGACTTCCATACCCGGCGTGGGAAGAAAATCCGCGGAAAGAATGGTCCTGGAGCTTAAACAGAAGGTCAGCAAAATGGGCCTCCCCGGCGCGTCTGCTCCCGAAAGATCCGCGGCGGCTACTCTGCACGACGACCTGATTTCTTCGCTGGTAAACCTCGGATACAAGGAACGCATAGCCACGGATGTGGCGCAGAGAGTCATACAGGGAGCGAGCCCCGACGCCACACTTTCTCAGGCCGTTAGGGTGGCTCTGAAGGAGCTGATGAAGTGACGTGGCCGGGGGGCATTCGCTATAGGCGGTCTCGAAGGTCATCACGGATTGACTCCCGGGTGCCACGGACCTGGGCTCCGTCAGGTCCGTGCCGGTTTTCCTGCAAAACAACAAGGTTGTCCTCCGCACTGAACACCAAGTTGAAAAGCGAGCCGATCGCACGGTTAAGCTGGAAATCTTCCGAGTTATCGTGGCGATGGAACTGGCAGGAAGCACGGACCTGGTAAGACCCAGGTCCGTGGCACCCGATACGGAAAACATCGCTTCACAGAAGCGGCTGCTTCGGTTTTTCGCAAAAGCTTTGCCCGAATGAGAGCGTCCCGTGTTGGCGGAACACACCCAAATTGATCCGTGTTTGCCTTCGCGATCAACTATATGCTTTCGGACCCCTGTCTCTTGGTCTATAATCTTTTCAACACCATTATTGCTCGACGGAATGATATCGCCCCTGGCAATGAGCCTCTTCGTATATTTCGCGGACGGGGGAGAAAATGGCATTTGTAATTATCGGTGGTGACGCCGCGGGAATGAGCGCCGCATCCAGAGCGAAAAGAAACGATCCGGACCTGCACGTCATAGTCCTCGAAGCTACCCAGGACGTTTCCTATTCCGCGTGCGGAATGCCATACAACGTGGCAGACCCCACCCGCGTCATGGACGATTTGGTGGTGCGTCACGCGCAAGTATTCAGGGAACAACAGGGTATCGACCTGAGGCTCGGGCACAGGGTCGAAAAGATAGATCGCGGCCGCAAGCAGGTGAGGGGCAAAATTTCCGACGGGCAGGAATTCGAGGTCGAGTATGACAAACTCTTGATTGCCACAGGCGCGAATGCTCCGAAGCTTTATGTGCCCGGAAGGGACTTGCCCGGCGTTAAAGTGGTCAAGTCGCTGGAGGACGGCAGAGCAATCAAGGCCTATCTGAATTCCCATGATGTGAAACGCGTTCTGATAATAGGGATGGGGTACATCGGCCTTGAAATGGCCGAGGCTTTTCATACACGCGGAATACAGGTGGAAATGGCAAAGCCCAGGCCAGGTCTCCTGACTTGGATGCCTGAGGAAATGTCCCGGATTGTCATGGATGAACTGATTTCCAAAGGCATCGCTCTTCATTTCGGTGTCAGGCTTACAGCCATAGAACAATTGGATGGCGGTCTCAAGGTGATCATGGACAAGGGCGAGATCCTCGCGGACATGGTGCTGATGGGCGTGGGCATTGAGCCCAATTCCGGGATCGCGGCGGAAGCCGGCCTTGAGCTTGGACCATCGAGAGCCATAGCTGTCGATCGGACCTTACGCACTTCGGACCCTGATATCTTTGCTGCGGGCGACTGTGCGGATGCTTTTCACGTGGTGACCGGCCGTCGCGTATGGGTACCTCTTGGATTGCGGGCCAACCGCGGCGGGTGGGCTGTAGGCGACAACGTGACCGGCGGCAACGTGGAACTCCAGGGTATTGCCGGAAGCGCTGTCTTCAAAGTGCTGGACCTGGAAGTGGCCCGGACCGGTTTGAGCCTGCAGGAGGCCCAAGAGGCCGATTTCGATGCTGTAGAGAAATACACTCAGAGCGCTTCCAGGGCTCATGCCCATCCGGGCAGCCAGACTATTCACATGAATCTCGTTGGAGACAAGACTACCGGAAGATTGCTCGGTGCAAGTATGGTGGGCAAGGAAGGAGTTGCGCATCGAATAGACTCGGTGGCAGTCGCTCTCCACGCGGCCATGACCGTGGAGGAGTTCTTCCAATGCGATTTCGCTTATGCTCCGCCTTTCACCCCTGTTTGGGACCCTCTCCTGACCGCGGCCAATCAATTGTTGAAAAAACTGTAGTAAATGTGGTATCTTGCCTTCCACGACAAACCAGCCTAGTCATTTATATCGGTTGCCGGAATTGTTGTTCGAACCGCTACCGGGCTATTGTCAAAGCCCCCGGATTCAAACCACGTTCTTGCGAACCGTCATTTTTTTGCGGCGGGCACGGCCCGCCCTACAGGAAGCGTCCTTCCCAATCGTAGGGCGGGCCGTGCCCGCCAGTTGCGGCTAGATTGTCCCATAATCTGCAAGAACCAGCCTCGGTGAGACCGGCGGGCATTGGGTAGGGTTGCGATGACAGAAGCGGAGCAGACAGCAAACGGTTTGTCTTTTTCCGATCGTTCGAGCCGCATGATAGACGCCTTTCGGCGATACATCGAAAATATTCTCCGATTTTTGCGCAACACGGATCAACCAATACTGAGCTATGTCTGGCGGGCCTGGCTTGTCGCTCTCATCCCGAGCCTCCTGATTTCCGCGATAATATCATGCGCTTTCGCAGTGCTGGGTTACGAAGATACGTTTCCGGACATGTCTCTTATGGCTTTCTTTATAGGAGGGGTCCTCATAGCCCCGTGGGTGGAAACTGTCCTGATGTGGTGGGGCCTGGCCATTCTAAAGCGAATTTTTCGGAAAACACTCTGGGTTTGCTTGGCCTCCGCGATCGTCTGGGGTGCGCTGCATGCGCGGCAACCCGGTTTTGGATTGGGCCTGCCGGCCGCTTGGCTGTTCTTCGTCTTTTCTCTGTGTTTCTTGGAATGGGAGAAGAAGTCGAAAGCGAAAGCCATAAAGGTTACCGCTTTGATACACATGTGCCAGAACGGTCTGGTATTTCTGCTAATGCTGTTCTTTGTGCTCCTCGGCGTTGAATTTCCTGAAGCTAAACAGGTACCTTCATCACATCCTGCCCAACAGAAGAGTGGCCCTGTCTTGGAGGCAAGAAAGCCTCCCGCTGTAGCATCGGATTCAGGGACACCGAAAACCGCGGAACTGACCGAAGAGAAAAAGCGAAAGACTTTTCAACGATTGTTCCCTGAATTCGGCCTGGAAGAATACATGCTCGCAGATGAAGATCTTTATCCCGATTGGAAGAGGACCCTCGCGGCCAACGGCACATGGCGTGAGTTTCTCTCGTTTTACCAGGAATTCGTCCAGTGGCGGAAGACCAGGGGAACCCCAGCAGAACCTGAATACAAACTCTGGAAGGAATTCCTCGCTCAAAGAAAACCCGGGTAGGACGCGGCGAGCGAGCGAACCGCATCCTACGTGCTGTTAATGAGCTGCAAGCCCAGAAGCACCCATAGCTTCTATGCAGAAACCGCAGATGAAATGTCCTCGTCAGTCTTGGGCTCCCTGGCTTTTTCCACGGGGTAATCCTGCGATAATACCTGAATAGGGATGTGTAACAAAACGCTCAATTTACGAATATCATTGAGTGTTAAAGGTCTCCTCCGATTCAGAATGTCAGAAACTCTGCCGCTGCTCTTGCCAAGACATGCCATCAAATCCTTCCGCGAAACACCCAGGCTTTGCATCTGTAGTTCAATAGCAGTGATAGGGTTTGGCATCCCGACCGGGAATTGTTCTTCTTCGTACTTGTCCACTAGCGTAGCGAGAATCTCAAGTTCATCGTCTTCCAGTGTGCCTGATTCAGCCTGGAAGATCTCATCGATTCTCTTGCACGCGGCCTCGTAATCCTTTTCGGTGCGTATCGGTTTAATATTCATTGGAAATATCTCCATCGCTAGTACAGCTTCACTGTGCCTGCATCAACCTTTTCATATTCCTTGTGGGTTCCTAGGAAGCGAACAAAAAGGATCTTCCTCCTGTAATTGATTTCAGCAATCAAGCGATAGTCATTCCCCTTGATGTCAAAAACGGCTCTGTTATTGGCCACGAAGTCAATGTTTGCTCCAAAAATCCTTTTCACGTCAATAGGGTTTTCCCACTGTCCTACCCTCACCAGTTGGAGCCAATGCAGGAGCGGCTCACGTTCTTGTGGATGGATCTCGCAAAAATCCCTAAGGACTTTTCGCTTGATGACTCTCATGGTCTTCATGATACTC
This Desulfomonile tiedjei DNA region includes the following protein-coding sequences:
- a CDS encoding FAD-dependent oxidoreductase; this translates as MAFVIIGGDAAGMSAASRAKRNDPDLHVIVLEATQDVSYSACGMPYNVADPTRVMDDLVVRHAQVFREQQGIDLRLGHRVEKIDRGRKQVRGKISDGQEFEVEYDKLLIATGANAPKLYVPGRDLPGVKVVKSLEDGRAIKAYLNSHDVKRVLIIGMGYIGLEMAEAFHTRGIQVEMAKPRPGLLTWMPEEMSRIVMDELISKGIALHFGVRLTAIEQLDGGLKVIMDKGEILADMVLMGVGIEPNSGIAAEAGLELGPSRAIAVDRTLRTSDPDIFAAGDCADAFHVVTGRRVWVPLGLRANRGGWAVGDNVTGGNVELQGIAGSAVFKVLDLEVARTGLSLQEAQEADFDAVEKYTQSASRAHAHPGSQTIHMNLVGDKTTGRLLGASMVGKEGVAHRIDSVAVALHAAMTVEEFFQCDFAYAPPFTPVWDPLLTAANQLLKKL
- a CDS encoding cyclic nucleotide-binding/CBS domain-containing protein; translation: MAQSTDLHAVDRDAVIEFLRKTLPFNELDLTTLQHLAEKCTVDFYPKGTLVLQQDMSDVTHLHLISRGAVRVYLTDMDNAVTLKDFRGEGGYFGALGIIRGSKSNLNVETVEDTFCYLLEKAAFLALVQDYPRIAQYYLKRFSEDVVGTAYAELRSQKVGPRAQDAFYLFSQEVKEVIKRKLEMISGDETVQGAATLMSELQIGSLLVRNQSEEVVGIVTDKDLRAKVVAEGLDYQTPVSKVMSSPVMKIPAHAVCFDALLQMMNQSVHHLAVEQQNRIIGVITAHDIMVHQGTSPLYLFREIVAQRKIEGLYDLSHKVSLVVRSLIEEGAKANNITRMISVLNDHIVNRILTLLHDEMGPAPFSFCWLMMGSEGRKEQTFKTDQDNALIYETPTDEWERIKAAKLYFRRFGNKAIEHLAACGYPLCKGEIMASNPKWRKPYSVWKGYFSRWISAPEPKEVLHATIFFDFRTGYGHRALGERLRDYLASEIPNKGIFLMHLAKDCLAGRPPLSFFRNFIVEKDGEHKNRLDIKTRGLVPIVDFARLLALRHGLRETNTMSRLQLLAEEDHIPRELYNDAREAYEFQMQLRLVHQLRMIEEGKAPDNHVDPAELTDLEKQTLKEAFAIINKIQGYIKTEFRVVE
- the ruvC gene encoding crossover junction endodeoxyribonuclease RuvC, with the protein product MTIVGVDPGSICTGYGIIQKNGSHSVHVASGVIRTSTGSPQPKRLWEIYQKLDDVIRKYKPEVMVVESLFHANNSQSLMKLSQARGVILLLAEAHSMELYEYSPMEIKKGLTGYGRAEKDQMKYMVGKILNLASLKSSDQADALAMALYHSHICRNNGVGS
- a CDS encoding type II toxin-antitoxin system HigB family toxin codes for the protein MRVIKRKVLRDFCEIHPQEREPLLHWLQLVRVGQWENPIDVKRIFGANIDFVANNRAVFDIKGNDYRLIAEINYRRKILFVRFLGTHKEYEKVDAGTVKLY
- the ruvA gene encoding Holliday junction branch migration protein RuvA, which gives rise to MIAALRGKVLFRGINRLVLDVQGVGYDVAVTLSALESLQDNGDVFLHVYTALRENNLELYGFVDRAEKLLFEMLLTVNGIGPRTALTILSGISPTGFQKAILEGNVHTLTSIPGVGRKSAERMVLELKQKVSKMGLPGASAPERSAAATLHDDLISSLVNLGYKERIATDVAQRVIQGASPDATLSQAVRVALKELMK